The genomic window TTTTGCCTGATGAAGACATTGTTGCTGGTCAGTGAACTGGATGAAGCTTTTTGAACTGAAATACCATGTACAAAAATGGCACAACTGTTTAGTTtgtcagaaggttgctggttcgatccctacagccaccaccattgtgtccttgagcaaggcacttaactccaggttgctccggggggattgtccctgtaataagtgcactggaagtcgctttggcagacgctttttggataaaagcgtctgccaaatgcataaatgtaaatgtaaatgtagtaaatTTACCCCTTTTCGAGTATATGAATTGAGATTTTACTTATTACAACTGACCATTATAGGGTGAGAGCTGCTTTTTTAATTTtctctacatttacatttcattatgCTCCCTTGAAATCCAGGAAGGGTTAAGACATTGAGAAGAACAAATACAACATCTAATTTATGAACATGGATGTAATGACAGATTCTGatgagttttaaaaatgtacagaatgGACTGCGAATGTATAGGATGAAGGAAACACTTAAAGAAAAATTACACTGCCTTTTGATGCGACCAAAAAATTATGAGGTGACATATAAGAGTGAGTAAACACATTTTGTTCACTGCAACTAATGTTATTTATTTCTGTAGATTCAGTATTCAATCTGAAGCTTAAAAAAGtttaagttaaaaaataaatttaagttaaaggaatagttcaccaaaaaaattaaagttctctcatcatttactcaccctcatgcatcccagatgtgtatgactttcttctgcagaaatttgTTTTGGACAATATCTCCGCTTTATAGGTaaatttaatgcaagtgaatcgtAGCCAGAACTTtggtccaaaagcacataaaggcagcataaaattattcCATAtgactagtggttaaatccatatcttcagctgtgatatgatatgtgtgcaTGAGAATCAGATCactaagtcctttttttactttaaatctccgcctttgaccagccctgaccagtaggtggcgatatgcaccaaGAATGCAaatgaccaaaaaacaaaagaagaagaatgtggaagtgaaagtgatttatagatttatagtaaaaaatattgtcactcatacctatcatattgcttttgaagatatggatttaaccctGGAGTATGGATTTCCTTGCCTTCatatactttttggaccttcagatttctggtcaccattcacttgcattgtacaaacctacagagctgatatattcttctcaaaatcttgtttagcagaagaaagaaagttttacacatctggcatggcatgagggtgagtaaatgatgagagaatgaccTCAGCTGCAACAGCTGGcagatcacagacatggaacaacaataACCAGACTCACTATTGTTATTCTCTGCAATTTTAAAACAGCCAAAACAGAGCCATTGTCAACTGCCaaaagacagacagcacattacatgcacTACTGGAGACAAAAAtgtactggatcactgctacacaacattcaaggatgcatatcactctgtccctagATCAGCTTTGGGACTctttgatcactgtctggttcatcttcttccaacctacaggcagaaactaaaatcagcaaaacctgtagtaaagactgtaaagagcAGGCCAATAAAGATGAGCTGGAACTAAAGTCTGCTTTGACTGCACAGAATGGAATGTTTTTGAAGCTTCAGACACCAATCTgaacaagctcacagatactgtgacatcatatatcagtttctgtgaggatatgtacATTTCTACTAGGTCTTATTTAaagttcaacaatgacaaaccatggtttacagcaagactcaggcagctttgtcaggccaaagaggatgcttacagaagtggggataaaatcttgtacaatcaggccagaaacaaaatggcaaaatagattagatactctgagaagctgaaaaacatcACTGGACCATTtttggatccccttcaatttgctaaTCGAGCAAACATGGATGATAACGTCAACATgggcatcatgtcctgcaacatctggacaaaccagggacatatgcaaggatcctttttgtggacttcagttcggctttcaacaccatcatccctgcTGTTCTCCGGACTAAATTAAActaactctctgttcccacatctatctgtcaatggatcaccagctttctgacagttattgagactggggaaattcacttccagcacctgtaccacCCTACTACTCTTCGTCCTGTACACAAATGTCTtcaccgccaaggacccctctgtcaagctcctgaagttggCAGATGACACTCCTGAGGCAGAGgacactgtcatcggcctcatccaggataacgatgagtctgcatacagaagggaggttgaacagctggctgtctggtgcattcaaaacaacctggagctgaacatgctccaAAGAGTGGAGATTATAGTGAACTTCAGGAGGAACACCCCCAAGTCAAATCATGTCGTCAAGTAATTTTtgtttgtatagcacttttcagaaCAATCATCATTTTAAAAGCAGTTTTGCAATGGGAGGAGACTGGCCGCCCACTGGTCACGTGGCCAGCACCAAATCCCTGCAGTCCTCTCAAACAGGTCAATAAAGGCTTCTGCGTCATCATCCGCCCCCATCTTCAAGAACGTGGGTGGGGACAGGGAGCTGCAGTTATCAGGGGCCATGGCCAAGGCTTTCTCCTGGCCGAGGAGGCTCCGGATTgaatgccggtcctctgcttgagcctgcaAGATCTCGAAGAACTGCCGATCCTGGTCCTGGCAGAGCTCAAGCTGGGCTTGCTGATGGGAGGGCTCCATGGGACGTACATTAACTTTCCAGGGGGggtcggcaccagtgtaacactttaAAGACAGAGATGGCACAGGAGATGGGATTCTTCATGAAGGTGAGACTTTTAATTAACAAAAGACGGCTCGATGGCCACACAATACAGTTAACTTCAGAATACACAAACGTGCACTTTCTGGCTCAGTCTCTCTCTCCGGCTACTGGTGGCATGGCTGTTTTTATAatactctccccatgctcactgaaattagacacaagtgttagacataatctcactcaggtgcaagcacccttagcGCTttttctctctccggacggatgCTTGACCACGCTCCCGCTGCCACCTAATCCCAGGGATATTGACACTGCTCACTATTCTGAACATTACTGTAGCAGCAGTGGTGTCATTCAGGTttctgggctctaccatctcacatgaCCTGAAATGggaggcccagcagaggttgaacATTCTTCGATAGTTGAGAAAGTTCAACCTGTCACAggtactgctgatacagttctactcagcagttattgagtctgtcctctgcactttatAACtcttctggtttggttcagctatgaaattggacatcagaagactacaaaggacagttagGATTGTTGAGCGGATTACTGGTTGTCCCTGCCCTCCCtttaagaactgtacacttccagagtaaggaaaagggctggaaaaaaatactctggaccccactctcccagcccactacctttttgaactgtcgCCTTCTGACAGGCACTACAGatcactgagcaccagaaccatcaggcagaagaacagttttttcctgcacttccccattgagcaataattatgtgcaatatacagcttagtctatttatatttatccaacatatcctacctcttctgccattacattcccttgcactatctgtatatgacagatttgtatttgtaaatacaaattgtatggaagcttctgtcaccaagacaaattccttgtatgtgtaagcatacttggctattaatctcattctgattcttaatctgaatgtaaatttttgactgaaatatccctttaaattaaagtATGAAGTAATGGTCTACATGCAATTTCAGTGGCttcttttttgttaatgttttgtcatttatttctgtcattttctttctctaaatataatgtaataaataaaagtaaGCTATTACAAATAGAAAAGACAAATATAACATATTGCAAAGCCTCACATATTGTTTGATTGCAATTAATTTTGTATCAGCTTGACTATTTGGGCTTAAGAGCAGCTTTCTACTCTTGAGTAGCATATCCCTAGATGGCAGTAGACCACAATCTGTCTTATCTCTTTTGTAAATGGAAGTAACACACCCTAATGGACTCTTTTCACATTTCGGATTTTGAACATTGAAGTAAACTACAGATGGATAAACTTCTTTAGAGGTGAATGGGAGACGAtagcaattattatttttgtttttgcatttgctCCATCTGCAAAAGTTAAAATCCACTATAATATTTCCACAACTTTCCAGAAGAAAAATAGTGATGGATGGATTATGGCACAAGAGAGAAAGATGCCTTTCTCTGCAACTgtatttaaaaacactttaataGCAATAGTGTATAACTTTTTATGTACATTAGGGTAATATAACAAAAAAGAATAGTGtttatacattttgattaaattaataaataaaaggtaaaaaGGTTTGCTATGATTACCTGCTAATTTAAGGaggaaatgcatcatcacagccagtgtgaaaagggtccattaagTTAAATGTCATGTTGTGCAATACATAGTAACTAGTTAAGTAACTAGAGTCCTCGTATAGTAAGTGCTTTATTGATGACATGCATGAACACAGGAGAAACTTACGTACAGGAAGGTCACTTCACTTAACCAAATACATGAGCTTTGTGACAAGAATGTTATCTCTTTTAAGGTATCTTGATAATAAAGTGTTCTTGCCAGCTCAGACAAGATATTTGGGACTGGTTTAAAATATGAGTGAACAGCAAATACAAAGCAAAACACATTCCTAAACTAATTCAGAGACTAATTTTGAAACTATAACATCTATGGCAAGCAAAATCAGCACCGTTGATAACATTAGAAACAAGTGCATCAGATTCAGACAAGCACACATAAGCCAAAGATAATTATTTTACATGCTGAATATCAAATTGTAGGCACTTTGTTATCAACCAAATAAATTACACCAAATGGCACATATCAGTTTCCTGAAAACTGGCATAAAATGCATTTATGTCATCTTAGGATAACTTTCTGTAGAGTGAGCACAGCAATGGAGATATCAAACCATACATATTTCAAACTTTGTAACAGTTTCAAAgttaaatcaaaattatttgatttaatatgaaaaaaaaatattttctcaataagatgttttaaaaaaatgactgaaaCACTGTTCCTTCATTTTTGGCAGTAGCTTTTCAAAGTGTCCTGAGTGAAAGTTGTGCTATTTAGTGGATTATTACTGCACCATTGTGCAACATAATGaagacaatttattttttactatttgaatttgtttttgtgtAACAGTGATTCTTTGGCAGTAAACATTTTGCTCCCCCAACTATTCTGTCCAACAGACAGATGATAAAACAGAATTCAGCTGATGATAAATAGCATTGTTTCACATTCCTCATACTTATCTGGCTTCTATAATAATTAACAGATGAAAAAAGAATCATATCCACTCAAAATCACACCATTATGAggaaaactaaaaagaaaaatgatctaGAAACAAGAATGTGCAATCAAGCTTCCTTTCAGAACAGTGCCATAATAAAAATAGTTAACACTTTTCCCATTTCAACTGGAAAGTCCAAGTAAAGTCTTAATCTTCGTACTGATAGAAACAGTGATGCTGCATGGTTTGAGCAGAGGGTTGCTTGAGAAAGGCACAGCGTGAGGCTTTTACGTCCTTAGCCATGTCATCATTCCTGCAGTTTAAAATGGAAGCTATTTGTGCTCCACTGGTTGATGTCACAGTTTAGCATGTTATGCTCTGTAAAGTTGACATTTCCCTCTCGGTCGATGAGGATTATAGTATTGGTCCTGTGATGGCCAGACACAAAGATATGACACTGGTTATAAGCTCCAACATTTATCCTAAAAACTAGAGGAAAGTTCAGCATGCATTGATCTTCTCCATTGAGAGAGAAGTAAGAGTAAGAATGGAATGATGGGACCCACACCTTGTGCCGTATCCTGGTGAGCGAACACACACTGCAGACAGGGCTCGCAGCATAGCCTTACTGTAGCCCACACCTTGACTCTCCTGTCCAGGGTCTGGGGTGTTTCTGGGAAGAGAGGTACTGTAAGTTTCTTTGGCATGGAAAGTTcatattaaaattggtttatgtacaattatattaatattgtgATCTGATCTTCtgatttatatagcgcttttctgacactacactcaaagtgctttacacagtgaacagggtactctcctcaaccaccacaagAGTGCAGAAtacacctggatgatgcgacagcagccggtgcgctcaccacacaccagctattggaggTTATTGAGCCAATTattggatggggattattaggaagccatgattgatgagGGCCAATGGGGGCAATTTgtccaggacaccggggttacacctcTACTCTTTTTGAGaaacatctcatctgaaggacgAAACCTTTTTACATTATAGAGTTCCCTTCACTATActagggcattaggacccacCCAGACCACAGGTTGAGCACCCCCTGTTGGCCTTCCTAATATCCGTTCCAGCATCAATTTTAGTTTTCcctaggaggtctcccatcctCATACTGaacaggctcaaccctgcttagcttcagtgggcaaacGGTCatgagctgcagggtgatatggcttaAATAAAACCTGGCAGGGTATCGGAAGTCTGAGATCCCAAGATGAAAATGAATGGCCTCAGCCGACATCTTTGAAAATATCCCGTAGCCTGGAATGCtggaaaatgtttaataataagaaaaaagcaacatatcacataaaAATACAAGCTGACTAAGGCTGCAAAGTGCTTAGAGAAAACAAAGATAAGAGCTTTCCTATTACACAAAGACTATTTACATACTTTATCACCATCTCTGATTTTAAACTAATCATCCTTCCTGATGTCTATGCAATTACATTAAATTTCAGTGGTGCAGAATGCCTAAGACTCATAGTAGTTAATCAGAATTCACTCTAAATGTTTCACTGGCATCAATGAATCTACATAATCTAAAAGGTCATTGCTGACATGAGTGGGCTGTAACATCTGTCTCTAATAATCTCAAGTGACAACATAACAgggaaatgtgtaaaaaaaaatagaagtaaTAATCATAATCAAATAGGTCAATATCGACATAAGTTGGCTGTAATATTTGTCTCTAATAGACTCAAGGGACAAAATAACAGGGaaatgtgcaaaaaataaatagattgatACTGATAAACAATGATGCTTGCATTCTTCTGATGTTAGGTACATCCAATGTCTTATGTGACTTTGGTtgtaaggttgtttttaataCTTTAAATTCATTGCTTGATAGTCTACCTGCATTCACCttataaaatgtaagaaaaaaggaAAGGCTTCAAAAACAGCGCTGTAATAAAATCATGCGGCCTGTGCTTCAAAgatttcataaagtaactttctAATAATCCTTGCTTTGTGTCTCGAGTGCCTCTTGAGGATCAAAGAGGACGAATGCTTGGCTGATTGTTTAATACAGATAAAGGTAGATGGAAAAAGATAAAGAGACACACAGAGAAGGAGAACAGAACACACAATTCTGGgggaaaccccccccccccctgaaAAAAGCAAGAGAATGAGTTTAATAACTTACAGCTCACAATTTTTGAGGATATGCATCAGTTCTTGAACTAAGCCATCAGAGGGCAGAATTCTGCTCACTACACTGGTGAACAGCAGCTTGCCGTGGTGCAGTTTTTTCCAAGGAGTTTCCAGAAGAGAGTTACTTAACCCATAAATTCCTGCTGAAACAAACACGATCATACATCACTTGCTATGAGCTCTGTCTGGATTAGACACACCCACAAATCTGGAACAAGTGAAACTTGGTGTTTCAGGTGTAATGTTACAAACAGATCAGTGTCTCGGACTGAACAAACCTGCTTTAAGATGAATGGGTTCTGAACTGCCTTTGTTTCCATAGTAACACAACGTGTCTTCATTGGCCCTGCATCCAACAACACAGTGAAAAAAACGAATTAGTTCTCACTgctaaaacacaattaaaaacaaattacagcTATTTTAGTCTATCTGACATAATACAGATAACGTTTCCATGCATATgtaataaatgcataatataaATAGAAGTGTAGAATTTGAATAAGTTGGTGCCCAAAGCAAATCAACACATACGTTCTACTAATAAAACAAAGTAGcagaaaataaatacacacaaaaacattctcaGTTTCATCTGCCAAGTTTACCGACAGTTAAAACCGCATTTGCTTACACCACAGTTGGCATCCTTGTTAAAAAACAATACAAGAGAATAAACTAGATTAAATTAGGTTGATAAACAAGGCTTTGCTCTCTTGTTTTGGTCCTCTAATCATTAGGAGCTGATCAGCACTGAATTAGCTTAGAACACAGTAAGCATAAATCAGCATGgacaacattattattttttttccatggtTGGATCTCTCAATGCAAGGCCCGTCATTGCTAGTTTTTTGTATATCCTCCACAAACTTTCTGTTTACTGTAGAGGTTTGGGGGGTTGGGGAGGTGTTGCGTTATATGGATTAATAgataatctacagtatataacataCTAATTTATGTAATCTAATATTaaaaaggtacactcagtaattcGTTGTTTTTGTTGAGCTAGCAGTCATTTAGCAGTCATCTTTTATACTGACACCACGCAAAAGCAATAATATCCTGTTACTGATGCCATTGCAGAAATACACTTTTTGCAGTCAGCtctatttaatttattctatGAGCAAAATTATCCAATAATACCTACCAAGATAAAATGAGTAGTGTTTAGCTGCTTATGAGATCTCATATGGTGGCCCCAATGAAGCAGTTCAGctcaatgtaaaataa from Xyrauchen texanus isolate HMW12.3.18 chromosome 3, RBS_HiC_50CHRs, whole genome shotgun sequence includes these protein-coding regions:
- the tango2 gene encoding transport and Golgi organization protein 2 homolog isoform X2, translated to MCIIFFKFDPRPASKNAYRLILAANRDELYNRPSKAADFWGSNSEILSGVDMEEGKEGGSWLGISKRGKLAALTNYLERWQNPYAQGRGSLVSNYLADNLDSFAYLRKVSSEGHLYNGFNLLTADFRANEDTLCYYGNKGSSEPIHLKAGIYGLSNSLLETPWKKLHHGKLLFTSVVSRILPSDGLVQELMHILKNCELNTPDPGQESQGVGYSKAMLRALSAVCVRSPGYGTRTNTIILIDREGNVNFTEHNMLNCDINQWSTNSFHFKLQE
- the tango2 gene encoding transport and Golgi organization protein 2 homolog isoform X1 — its product is MCIIFFKFDPRPASKNAYRLILAANRDELYNRPSKAADFWGSNSEILSGVDMEEGKEGGSWLGISKRGKLAALTNYLERWQNPYAQGRGSLVSNYLADNLDSFAYLRKVSSEGHLYNGFNLLTADFRANEDTLCYYGNKGSSEPIHLKAAGIYGLSNSLLETPWKKLHHGKLLFTSVVSRILPSDGLVQELMHILKNCELNTPDPGQESQGVGYSKAMLRALSAVCVRSPGYGTRTNTIILIDREGNVNFTEHNMLNCDINQWSTNSFHFKLQE